The Pelagibacterium halotolerans B2 genome has a segment encoding these proteins:
- a CDS encoding DUF4167 domain-containing protein, with protein MRPNQQNNNKQRSRGRNNNNNNQRRGGGGGNPLSRSYESNGPDVKIRGNAAHIAEKYTQLSRDAASVGDNVMAENYLQHAEHYLRIILAAQAQYQPRQDNSVDTTPDEDDDNENASGNSNENTDRNAEASDGGDTGSDEQREPRQRRQRRPRRERTEETADASPEAEKPAVAETASGQDAAPAAEEAPKKPRRPRRKKSDDDANEPAPELPAFLTAGREAAAE; from the coding sequence ATGAGACCAAACCAGCAAAACAACAACAAGCAGCGTTCGCGCGGCCGGAACAACAACAATAACAACCAGCGGCGCGGTGGCGGCGGCGGCAATCCCTTGTCGCGCAGTTATGAAAGCAATGGCCCGGACGTCAAAATCCGCGGCAATGCTGCCCATATCGCAGAGAAATACACCCAGCTTTCCCGCGACGCGGCTTCGGTCGGCGACAATGTGATGGCCGAGAATTATCTCCAGCACGCCGAACACTATCTGCGCATCATTCTTGCCGCGCAGGCCCAGTATCAGCCGCGCCAGGACAACAGCGTCGATACCACGCCCGACGAGGATGACGACAACGAGAACGCCTCGGGCAATTCGAACGAGAACACCGATCGGAACGCCGAAGCATCCGATGGCGGCGACACCGGATCGGACGAACAGCGCGAACCGCGCCAGCGGCGTCAGCGCCGTCCGCGCCGCGAGCGGACCGAAGAGACCGCAGATGCATCCCCGGAAGCCGAAAAGCCCGCTGTGGCCGAAACGGCTTCTGGCCAGGACGCCGCTCCTGCCGCCGAGGAGGCTCCCAAAAAGCCCCGTCGCCCCCGTCGCAAGAAATCGGATGACGATGCCAACGAGCCGGCGCCCGAATTGCCCGCGTTCCTGACCGCAGGGCGCGAGGCGGCTGCCGAATAG
- the prmC gene encoding peptide chain release factor N(5)-glutamine methyltransferase codes for MSSAIGRTWRQVRDDLALKGVMTAALDAQLLVRHVLNLDATGLIASETDPFPEDKTQALKDLVTRRLAGEPLARIRGFQEFYGLEFGLNAATLIPRPETEMLVDFGLAALKNRPAPAIVDLGTGTGCIVLSLLANLPDAKGVGIDISTDALEQARANAEALGLGGRFEARQGNWFSGLGDERFDFIVSNPPYIASATIETLEPGVKTFDPMAALDGGEDGLGPYRIIAAQALYHLVPGGALALETGFDQGHMVNELLSSAGFCDIVIAKDLAGHHRMVTARAPK; via the coding sequence TTGAGCTCTGCCATTGGCCGGACGTGGCGCCAAGTGCGCGATGATCTGGCCCTCAAGGGGGTCATGACTGCCGCACTCGATGCGCAATTGCTGGTCCGACACGTGCTGAATCTGGACGCGACCGGACTGATTGCCTCTGAGACCGACCCTTTTCCGGAGGATAAAACACAGGCTCTTAAAGACCTCGTGACCCGCCGTCTTGCGGGAGAGCCGCTGGCCCGCATCCGTGGCTTCCAGGAGTTTTACGGGCTCGAATTCGGACTCAACGCCGCAACGCTGATCCCGCGTCCGGAAACCGAAATGCTTGTCGATTTCGGTCTGGCCGCGCTGAAGAATCGTCCCGCGCCGGCCATTGTGGACCTGGGTACGGGCACTGGATGTATCGTTCTTTCACTGCTGGCCAATCTGCCGGATGCAAAAGGTGTGGGTATCGACATTTCGACCGATGCGCTCGAACAGGCCCGGGCCAATGCCGAAGCGCTCGGGCTCGGTGGCCGGTTCGAGGCCCGGCAGGGGAACTGGTTTTCGGGGCTGGGCGACGAGCGATTCGACTTCATCGTCTCCAATCCGCCCTATATCGCCAGCGCGACCATCGAGACGCTGGAGCCCGGTGTAAAGACCTTCGATCCCATGGCGGCGCTCGATGGCGGCGAGGATGGACTGGGTCCCTATCGGATCATCGCGGCGCAGGCGCTGTATCACCTTGTGCCGGGCGGAGCGCTCGCCCTTGAAACCGGCTTCGACCAGGGCCACATGGTTAATGAGCTTTTAAGCTCGGCAGGCTTTTGCGACATCGTCATTGCCAAAGACCTTGCCGGTCACCACCGGATGGTTACGGCCCGCGCACCCAAATGA